From Pelosinus fermentans DSM 17108, the proteins below share one genomic window:
- the ltrA gene encoding group II intron reverse transcriptase/maturase, giving the protein MKGTKKCVESRQLHKEGCLQETRVELRGNVGVPSISPMPERGRNGDNEYAGGLLEKILHRDNMNLAYKRVKGNKGSHGVDGMTVNELLQFLKQNGNQLRQSILEGTYKPEPVRRIEIPKPDGGKRLLGIPTVVDRVIQQAIAQILTPIYEMQFSANSYGFRPGRSAKQAVVKCKEYIEAGYTWTVDIDLAKYFDTVNHDKLMRLLSETIEDSRVLSLIRKYLKSGVMINGVVQESEEGCPQGGNLSPLLSNVMLNELDTELTRRGLKFCRYADDQNIYVKSRKAAERVMASITRFLEQKLRLKVNQEKSTVDRPWKLKFLGFSFYHKKGGLGIRVHPKPVKKFKQKLKEITGRSNAMSMEQRAEKLRQCIVGWMNYFGMADMKTLAKALDEWLRRRIRMCLWKQWKKIGTKHDNLVAHGIDNRKAWEYANTRKSYWHTANSPILSRTLTNEYLRKIGFITISERYSLVH; this is encoded by the coding sequence TTGAAAGGTACGAAGAAATGCGTAGAAAGCAGACAACTTCACAAAGAAGGCTGCCTACAGGAGACAAGAGTGGAACTCAGAGGTAATGTAGGAGTGCCGAGCATTTCTCCCATGCCCGAAAGAGGAAGAAACGGTGACAATGAATACGCCGGTGGATTGCTGGAGAAAATCCTTCACCGAGATAACATGAATCTTGCTTATAAGCGAGTGAAGGGTAACAAAGGAAGCCATGGAGTCGACGGAATGACAGTAAATGAACTTTTACAATTCCTGAAACAAAACGGCAACCAACTCAGGCAATCCATACTAGAAGGGACCTATAAGCCCGAGCCGGTCAGACGGATAGAAATACCGAAACCGGACGGGGGGAAAAGGCTACTTGGTATACCTACTGTAGTTGACAGAGTGATACAACAAGCTATAGCTCAAATATTAACCCCAATCTATGAAATGCAGTTTTCGGCAAATAGCTACGGGTTTAGACCCGGCAGAAGTGCAAAACAAGCGGTAGTAAAATGCAAGGAATATATCGAGGCAGGATACACCTGGACAGTTGATATCGACTTGGCAAAGTATTTTGATACCGTAAATCACGATAAACTCATGCGCTTGCTTTCAGAAACCATCGAAGATAGCCGAGTGCTGTCGCTGATACGCAAATATCTGAAATCAGGAGTCATGATAAATGGCGTGGTACAGGAGAGCGAGGAAGGCTGTCCTCAAGGGGGCAATCTTTCTCCACTTCTGAGTAACGTCATGCTGAATGAACTGGACACTGAACTCACGAGACGGGGCTTAAAATTCTGTCGTTATGCTGATGATCAGAATATTTACGTCAAAAGCCGGAAAGCGGCAGAACGGGTCATGGCAAGTATCACGCGATTTCTTGAGCAAAAATTAAGGCTCAAAGTCAATCAAGAAAAGAGTACAGTAGACAGGCCGTGGAAGCTGAAATTTCTAGGTTTTTCGTTCTATCACAAAAAAGGTGGATTAGGAATTAGAGTTCACCCTAAGCCTGTAAAGAAATTCAAGCAAAAGCTGAAGGAAATAACAGGACGAAGCAATGCTATGAGCATGGAGCAAAGAGCGGAAAAGCTCCGGCAGTGCATTGTGGGCTGGATGAACTACTTTGGAATGGCTGATATGAAAACCCTAGCTAAAGCATTGGATGAATGGCTGAGAAGAAGGATTCGAATGTGCTTGTGGAAGCAATGGAAGAAAATTGGGACGAAGCACGATAATCTTGTTGCTCATGGCATAGATAACCGCAAAGCGTGGGAATACGCCAATACAAGAAAGAGCTACTGGCACACAGCCAATAGCCCAATCCTTTCTCGGACGTTAACCAATGAATACCTCAGGAAAATCGGCTTCATCACCATAAGTGAAAGGTATTCACTAGTACACTAA
- a CDS encoding pyridoxamine 5'-phosphate oxidase family protein has product MFREMRRSKQLLSKEDTVAVMDRCTNGVLACLGDEEYPYAVPLSYVYFNDKIYFHSAKAGHKIDAITKNSKVSFSVIDEDAIVSEKYTTYFRSVLAFGKARIVEGDEWLEAFATLVEKYSGDQPEEARYKEIAGCTQSYIIAIDVEHITGKEAIEYVNAKR; this is encoded by the coding sequence ATGTTTAGAGAAATGAGAAGAAGTAAGCAATTATTATCAAAGGAAGACACCGTAGCTGTAATGGACAGATGTACAAATGGTGTCCTGGCGTGCTTGGGCGATGAAGAGTATCCCTACGCAGTTCCACTTAGCTATGTCTATTTCAATGACAAAATCTATTTTCATTCAGCAAAAGCTGGACATAAAATCGATGCTATTACGAAGAACTCAAAGGTATCTTTTTCAGTAATAGATGAAGATGCGATAGTAAGTGAAAAATATACTACTTATTTCCGTAGCGTTCTTGCTTTTGGTAAAGCAAGAATTGTAGAAGGTGATGAATGGCTAGAAGCTTTTGCAACTTTAGTTGAAAAGTATTCAGGAGATCAACCTGAAGAAGCCAGATATAAGGAAATAGCCGGATGTACGCAATCGTATATTATTGCAATTGACGTTGAGCACATAACTGGCAAGGAAGCCATTGAATACGTCAACGCTAAAAGATAA
- the sstT gene encoding serine/threonine transporter SstT: MLKALVSQMNKISLVQQILIGLILGLIVALYAPAVASRVALLGTLFVGALKAVAPLLVLFLVMSSLCNQKQGVQTNMKSIIVLYLLGTFSAAAIAVGASFLFPVDLKLVAKVSDVTPPNGIVEVLRSLALNIVENPIKALMTGNYIGILSWSVILGVALRSANETVKETIQGFSNAVSKAVQWIIRLAPIGIFGLVADSISQNGIEALIGYGKLLILLIGCMLFVALVVNPLIVFLTIHRNPYPLVFTCLRESGVYAFFTRSSAANIPVNMNLCKKLNLDPDTYSVSIPLGATINMAGAAVTISVLSLAAVHTLGIHIDIWTALLLSVLATIGACGASGVAGGSLLLIPMACALFGINNDLAMQVVGVGFIIGVLQDSAETALNSSTDVLFTATADIASRKKN, from the coding sequence ATGCTAAAAGCCTTGGTTTCTCAAATGAACAAAATCAGTTTAGTCCAGCAGATACTAATCGGTCTTATTCTCGGTCTTATCGTTGCCCTGTATGCACCCGCTGTTGCCAGCAGGGTTGCTCTTTTAGGTACCTTATTCGTTGGCGCTTTAAAAGCTGTAGCGCCCTTATTAGTGCTCTTCCTCGTTATGAGCTCCCTTTGTAACCAAAAGCAAGGTGTCCAAACAAATATGAAATCAATTATTGTTCTATATTTGCTAGGCACCTTTTCAGCAGCGGCAATTGCCGTAGGGGCCAGCTTCCTTTTCCCTGTAGACCTTAAGTTAGTTGCAAAAGTATCAGATGTCACACCGCCAAATGGTATTGTTGAAGTATTACGCTCGCTAGCTTTAAACATTGTTGAAAATCCCATAAAAGCATTAATGACTGGTAATTATATCGGTATTCTCTCCTGGAGTGTAATTTTGGGCGTTGCTCTTCGGAGTGCCAACGAAACAGTAAAAGAAACGATCCAAGGTTTTTCTAATGCTGTATCAAAAGCAGTTCAATGGATAATTAGGCTTGCACCGATTGGGATTTTTGGATTAGTTGCTGATTCAATTTCTCAAAATGGCATCGAAGCTCTTATTGGCTATGGCAAGCTTCTTATACTGCTAATTGGCTGTATGCTTTTTGTTGCTTTAGTTGTCAATCCGCTTATTGTATTTTTGACAATTCACCGCAATCCATATCCACTGGTATTTACATGTCTTCGTGAAAGTGGTGTTTATGCCTTCTTTACCCGCAGCTCAGCAGCCAATATCCCTGTAAACATGAACCTTTGTAAAAAACTTAACCTCGACCCGGATACATACTCTGTATCCATTCCACTTGGTGCAACAATTAACATGGCGGGTGCAGCCGTAACCATTTCGGTACTTTCTCTAGCCGCTGTGCATACTTTAGGTATTCATATTGATATTTGGACTGCTCTATTGCTCAGCGTTCTTGCTACGATCGGCGCCTGTGGCGCTTCAGGCGTAGCTGGTGGTTCACTCCTGCTAATACCTATGGCTTGTGCTCTTTTTGGTATCAACAATGACCTTGCAATGCAAGTTGTAGGAGTAGGCTTTATTATCGGTGTACTGCAAGACTCTGCTGAAACAGCTCTCAACTCCTCTACTGACGTTCTTTTTACAGCGACTGCCGATATTGCCAGCCGCAAGAAGAATTAG
- a CDS encoding DMT family transporter, whose amino-acid sequence MDWFFLIVAGIFEMVGVAMINKLHKDRDWKALTLLLTGFGLSFIFLTLAMQTLPMGTAYAVWTGIGASGGTILGMLIYDEPRNLSRIISITVVLGSAVGLKLIG is encoded by the coding sequence ATGGACTGGTTCTTCCTAATAGTAGCAGGCATTTTCGAAATGGTGGGGGTTGCAATGATTAACAAATTGCACAAAGACCGTGACTGGAAGGCGCTTACCTTGCTGCTCACCGGCTTTGGTCTAAGCTTTATCTTTCTGACGCTTGCTATGCAAACCTTGCCTATGGGAACAGCCTATGCAGTGTGGACAGGAATTGGGGCTTCAGGAGGAACAATATTGGGGATGCTCATATATGATGAACCGCGGAATTTATCAAGGATTATTTCTATCACCGTTGTGCTTGGCTCTGCCGTTGGTTTAAAGCTGATTGGATAA
- a CDS encoding DMT family transporter, translated as MSNTWVSVVIAALFEVCWVIGMKHAEGFLEWGGTVIAIIISFYLMVMAGHDIAVGTVYAVFVGLGTAGIVLAEFLWFDAPVIPAKLALIASLLSGVVSLKLLNNQKRQEVL; from the coding sequence ATGAGCAATACCTGGGTATCCGTTGTTATTGCCGCCCTTTTTGAAGTGTGCTGGGTGATTGGAATGAAGCACGCGGAGGGCTTCTTGGAATGGGGAGGGACAGTGATTGCCATAATCATCAGCTTTTACTTGATGGTTATGGCTGGGCATGATATTGCCGTTGGAACCGTATATGCCGTTTTCGTCGGGCTTGGTACAGCAGGAATCGTCTTGGCGGAATTTCTATGGTTCGATGCACCTGTCATACCTGCTAAACTCGCCTTAATTGCATCACTGCTTAGTGGAGTTGTCAGCCTCAAGCTGTTAAACAATCAGAAGAGGCAGGAGGTGTTATGA